In Sphingobacterium zeae, one genomic interval encodes:
- a CDS encoding SusC/RagA family TonB-linked outer membrane protein, whose protein sequence is MNNLFYSKGTLCPVDKGKTLNHLLKMKLTGILLATSMMGAYASSSAQITLHAQNTRIETVLESITKQTGIHFIFKEGLLKNEKATVEITAVSLDKALDQIFKSSAFYYMLHRGTVVIKRKNEDISLPEQSTSGISNLQQQVIKGKVHDTKGNLLSAVSILLKGSNTGTSSNTKGEFQLTLPDGKKGTLIFSAVGFKQLEIPINNKSELNVIMDADEVGLDEVVVVGFSEVDKKHIASSVSQMDMEKIKNRPIFKMQDAFSGTIPGVTMMRGNSMPGSVPATISIRGISTLQNADPLVIVDGMEQSIHDIDPNQVKSITVLKDAASASMYGSRGANGVIIIETERGQTGQFKVVTNNWFAVNKPIDLPKFVGAVDFMKLRNETLIQQGQPAIYPEETINQYASGELKEVNWLDQVMERTSTAINNNASISGGGGVGTFNLMLGHIKENGLNKIEGTQKFSARFNTNINIADKFVLMADFYAHRLQVDRLLANDDGHGLYKQAWRLNPTQQIFYDSELPEHYILHNNINPIASIKHGGTKNNMYDRSTINLRPKYNINSNFNIEGNVSYMINKSANKQKRLTYKFFDENGAPAAIWGNDVNASQGVSESQLTARMLINFNKELRQDKDKIYLTAGSEVMNYTFTDFREISKASFFGKLNYSFNNRYILELTGRSDGSSKFAPGHRWGFFPSGAFAWNLHNEHFFKPILESGTVNNIKIRASYGLIGNENVAPYLWQESVDTWGWTIRVPNPNFSWEKQKQWNLGLDVNAFKNRLSFTAEIYHKNSYDLIYDQFAVPPLTGSNSLESAVNIGAVENNGWELSASWSDKKDDFSYTIGGMLFDNRNRMLKAGYNENDRLIFKGDNNRIWYKGVPINNYYGFQSDGYFQTQAEVDATPAKMPNSKPGDIRYVDKNQDGIINDEDRSYLADPLPHYNYAINLDFRYKGWDFSALGQGIGKRTGRLIGQEAYPVYVDGNSNDLGAPRVEYVANHWSPDNPNSRFPRLWTGPSPNTLLSDVWLSNAAFFRIKSLQLGYTFPKIGKSIKNFRIYVNAQDVFTFTKWEGLDPERIDVDSPGTNDGNGNYPRMATYSVGLSASIF, encoded by the coding sequence ATGAATAATTTATTTTATTCAAAAGGGACCTTATGTCCCGTTGACAAAGGGAAAACTCTGAACCATTTATTAAAAATGAAACTGACAGGAATCTTATTGGCGACATCCATGATGGGCGCCTACGCTTCAAGCTCCGCTCAGATTACTTTACATGCCCAGAATACCAGGATTGAAACTGTGCTGGAAAGCATTACCAAACAGACTGGTATACATTTTATCTTTAAAGAAGGATTGCTGAAAAATGAAAAAGCAACCGTTGAAATCACAGCTGTATCACTCGATAAGGCCTTGGATCAAATTTTCAAGAGTAGCGCTTTTTATTACATGTTACATCGTGGCACTGTTGTTATCAAGCGTAAAAATGAAGATATTTCTTTGCCAGAACAAAGTACCTCCGGCATATCCAATCTGCAGCAACAAGTCATAAAAGGAAAAGTACATGATACGAAGGGAAATCTATTGTCTGCTGTCAGCATCCTGCTAAAAGGTTCCAATACAGGAACTTCGTCGAATACGAAAGGAGAGTTCCAACTGACACTCCCCGATGGCAAAAAAGGAACCCTGATTTTTAGTGCTGTCGGATTTAAGCAGCTGGAAATCCCGATTAACAATAAATCGGAGCTCAATGTTATTATGGACGCGGATGAAGTGGGACTTGATGAAGTTGTGGTTGTTGGCTTCTCCGAAGTAGACAAAAAACACATTGCATCTTCCGTATCCCAAATGGATATGGAGAAAATTAAAAATCGCCCAATTTTTAAAATGCAAGATGCTTTTTCAGGAACGATCCCAGGAGTCACAATGATGCGCGGAAACAGTATGCCAGGAAGTGTTCCGGCTACCATCTCTATTCGCGGAATAAGTACCTTACAAAATGCAGATCCCTTGGTCATCGTCGACGGTATGGAACAGAGCATCCACGACATTGACCCCAATCAGGTTAAAAGCATTACCGTTTTAAAAGATGCCGCCTCAGCCTCCATGTATGGTTCCCGTGGTGCAAATGGTGTTATCATCATCGAAACGGAGCGTGGACAGACGGGACAATTTAAAGTCGTTACCAACAACTGGTTTGCAGTCAACAAACCGATTGATCTTCCGAAATTTGTCGGTGCTGTCGATTTCATGAAATTGCGAAACGAAACCTTAATCCAACAGGGTCAACCTGCAATCTACCCCGAAGAAACAATTAACCAATATGCCTCCGGAGAATTAAAGGAGGTCAATTGGCTCGATCAGGTCATGGAACGGACTTCGACAGCGATTAATAATAACGCGAGTATATCCGGGGGTGGTGGCGTTGGTACTTTTAATTTAATGCTCGGCCATATAAAAGAAAATGGCCTCAATAAGATTGAAGGCACTCAAAAGTTTTCAGCCCGCTTCAATACGAATATTAACATCGCCGATAAATTTGTATTAATGGCCGACTTCTACGCACACCGTTTACAGGTAGATCGATTATTGGCAAATGATGACGGACACGGCCTTTATAAACAGGCTTGGCGCTTGAACCCAACGCAACAAATTTTTTATGATTCTGAACTTCCCGAACACTATATTCTGCATAACAATATCAACCCAATTGCTTCAATAAAACACGGTGGTACAAAAAACAATATGTATGATCGCAGTACAATCAACTTACGTCCCAAATATAACATCAACAGCAATTTTAATATTGAAGGAAACGTGTCCTACATGATTAACAAATCGGCCAATAAACAAAAAAGACTGACCTATAAGTTCTTTGATGAAAATGGTGCTCCGGCAGCAATTTGGGGAAATGATGTCAATGCCTCACAAGGTGTTAGTGAAAGCCAGCTTACTGCACGGATGCTGATTAACTTCAACAAGGAGCTCCGCCAGGACAAAGACAAGATTTATCTTACTGCAGGGTCAGAGGTGATGAATTATACCTTCACTGATTTTAGAGAAATTAGCAAAGCTTCATTTTTCGGTAAACTAAATTATTCTTTTAACAACCGCTATATTTTGGAATTAACCGGACGTTCAGACGGAAGCAGCAAGTTTGCCCCTGGTCATCGTTGGGGATTTTTTCCCTCGGGAGCTTTCGCCTGGAACTTACATAACGAACATTTTTTTAAACCTATTCTCGAATCGGGAACAGTTAATAACATTAAGATACGAGCTTCCTATGGACTTATAGGAAACGAAAATGTAGCGCCATACCTCTGGCAGGAATCTGTAGACACCTGGGGCTGGACAATACGTGTTCCCAATCCAAATTTCTCTTGGGAGAAACAGAAGCAATGGAACCTGGGCCTAGACGTCAATGCATTTAAAAATAGACTATCCTTTACTGCTGAAATTTATCATAAAAATTCATACGATCTTATTTATGATCAATTTGCCGTTCCTCCGCTCACGGGATCAAATAGTCTTGAATCTGCAGTCAACATCGGCGCCGTGGAAAATAATGGTTGGGAACTATCTGCAAGCTGGTCAGACAAAAAGGACGATTTTTCGTATACCATCGGTGGAATGCTTTTTGATAACCGCAACCGAATGCTCAAAGCTGGTTACAATGAAAACGATAGATTGATCTTTAAAGGCGATAATAACCGAATATGGTACAAAGGTGTCCCAATCAACAATTATTATGGTTTCCAGTCTGATGGCTATTTCCAAACGCAGGCGGAAGTGGATGCAACTCCTGCTAAAATGCCAAATTCAAAACCTGGAGATATCCGCTATGTAGATAAAAATCAGGATGGTATTATCAATGATGAGGACCGAAGCTACCTGGCAGACCCTCTTCCCCATTATAACTATGCTATAAATCTGGACTTTCGCTATAAAGGCTGGGATTTCTCAGCATTGGGTCAGGGGATCGGAAAGCGCACGGGCCGCTTGATTGGGCAAGAAGCCTATCCAGTTTATGTTGACGGAAATAGTAACGACCTCGGTGCACCACGCGTTGAATATGTAGCAAACCATTGGAGTCCCGACAATCCGAATAGCCGTTTCCCACGTCTATGGACAGGCCCAAGCCCTAATACGCTACTCAGTGATGTTTGGCTTAGCAATGCAGCCTTTTTCCGCATCAAGTCTCTGCAGCTTGGCTATACATTTCCTAAAATCGGCAAAAGCATAAAAAATTTTAGAATATATGTTAATGCACAAGATGTGTTCACGTTCACGAAATGGGAAGGCCTTGACCCCGAACGTATTGATGTCGATAGCCCTGGAACAAATGACGGGAACGGAAATTATCCGCGTATGGCAACCTACAGTGTCGGACTGAGTGCCAGTATTTTTTAA
- a CDS encoding sigma-70 family RNA polymerase sigma factor, which translates to MLSTEYYFNKYFLQLSVFAFPWVGSEEIAKDIVQDAFVVLMGRQDLLLKGEPVIKSFLYSAVKNLAMNIKRRNVVFDRVRSEFNTDQPDENDILDNLINAELIGALHRELNELPEGCQRVCRLIYLDGMKYEEVAQELNVSVNTVKTQRMRAINLLKRKFLNILFTFFTF; encoded by the coding sequence ATGTTATCCACAGAATATTATTTTAACAAATATTTTCTGCAACTCAGCGTATTTGCATTTCCATGGGTTGGCTCAGAGGAAATTGCAAAAGACATCGTGCAGGACGCATTTGTCGTTCTAATGGGTAGACAGGACTTGCTACTAAAGGGAGAGCCCGTCATTAAAAGCTTCCTCTATAGCGCTGTAAAAAATTTAGCGATGAATATCAAGCGAAGAAATGTGGTATTTGATCGTGTACGGAGCGAATTTAATACTGACCAGCCGGATGAAAACGATATCCTGGATAATTTAATAAATGCAGAATTGATCGGAGCTCTTCACCGGGAACTCAATGAATTGCCCGAAGGTTGTCAACGAGTCTGCCGCTTAATCTATCTGGACGGAATGAAGTACGAGGAGGTGGCACAGGAACTCAATGTTTCGGTAAATACGGTAAAAACACAACGGATGCGTGCGATAAATCTGCTAAAAAGGAAATTTCTAAACATACTTTTTACGTTTTTTACATTCTAA
- a CDS encoding FecR family protein, translated as MIKTDKILLAELIALLLKDGELPSDKEDQLKNLLQKYPSARDSLSRRLSHTDIYAPFDLRSTDVKQEWLITQQKFTAKKTVLQPKKKYLSLNKIPYKIIGIAAAVILALTLLWQKQQREKSVSYLIPDKIYGHKNDVLPGGAGAILKIEGRKEIRLTEKKAIQYFAQGIELKDGQLVYASNSTENLRNTLIVPKRSTMVLTLSDGTKVWVNAASELSYKANFDKKERRVILKGEAYFEVAKDVHRPFIVETNHINIQAIGTAFNVNSYRANTRVSLTEGKLKVSNEEHEIYMNAGSETQIIEKKLKTFPLASKAEATAFKDGYFYFKNKDMQQILDEISRWYGIQVDCKIPLNNERYEGSMKRDVTLAELCNVLKDLTGYKLTIDKDKLIVNR; from the coding sequence ATGATAAAAACCGACAAAATATTATTAGCAGAACTGATTGCTCTTCTATTAAAAGATGGTGAGCTACCATCCGACAAAGAAGACCAATTAAAAAATCTCTTACAAAAATATCCCAGCGCAAGGGATAGCTTGTCTCGTCGGCTATCACATACTGATATTTATGCTCCATTTGATCTTCGCAGTACTGATGTAAAACAAGAATGGCTAATCACACAGCAAAAATTCACGGCAAAGAAGACTGTTTTACAACCAAAAAAGAAATACCTCTCCTTAAACAAAATACCGTACAAAATTATTGGAATAGCGGCTGCTGTAATACTTGCCCTAACACTGTTATGGCAAAAGCAACAGCGCGAAAAGTCGGTAAGCTATTTAATTCCTGACAAGATATATGGACACAAAAATGATGTTCTTCCCGGTGGAGCAGGTGCAATTTTAAAAATTGAGGGGAGAAAAGAAATACGATTAACCGAAAAAAAAGCCATCCAATATTTTGCTCAGGGTATCGAATTAAAAGATGGGCAACTTGTATACGCATCCAACTCAACAGAAAACCTACGTAACACCTTAATAGTTCCCAAACGGTCTACTATGGTATTAACCCTTAGCGATGGCACTAAAGTGTGGGTAAATGCTGCCTCAGAGCTCAGCTATAAAGCAAATTTTGATAAAAAAGAGCGGAGAGTAATACTAAAAGGTGAAGCCTATTTTGAAGTTGCGAAAGATGTACATAGGCCTTTCATCGTTGAAACAAATCATATCAATATACAAGCGATCGGAACAGCTTTCAATGTAAATTCCTATCGTGCAAATACGAGAGTATCATTGACAGAAGGAAAGCTTAAAGTCAGCAACGAAGAACACGAAATCTATATGAATGCCGGTAGCGAGACGCAGATTATCGAAAAAAAACTGAAAACTTTTCCTTTAGCCAGTAAAGCCGAAGCCACAGCCTTCAAAGACGGTTATTTTTATTTTAAAAATAAAGATATGCAACAGATACTTGATGAAATAAGCCGCTGGTATGGAATTCAGGTCGATTGCAAAATCCCTTTAAATAATGAACGATATGAAGGTAGCATGAAAAGAGATGTAACGCTGGCGGAACTTTGTAATGTACTAAAAGATTTGACAGGTTATAAATTGACCATTGACAAGGATAAACTAATTGTGAACCGATAA